The Glycine soja cultivar W05 chromosome 3, ASM419377v2, whole genome shotgun sequence genome window below encodes:
- the LOC114407082 gene encoding diaminopimelate decarboxylase 1, chloroplastic-like, with product MAGSHLLSHSPSLPKTYNYSLNQNPLSQNLFFPPLKFKSTTKPRVLRAVLSQNAAKTAVEDTKNAHFQHCFTKSEDGYLYCEGLKVHDIMESVERRPFYLYSKPQITRNVEAYKDALEGLSSIIGYAIKANNNLKILEHLRHLGCGAVLVSGNELRLALRAGFDPTRCIFNGNGKILEDLVLAAQEGVFVNIDSEFDLENITEAAKRAGKKVNVLLRINPDVDPQVHPYVATGNKNSKFGIRNEKLQWFLDAVKEHPNELKLVGAHCHLGSTITKVDIFRDAATIMINYIDQIRDQGFEVDYLNIGGGLGIDYYHSGAILPTPRDLIDTVRDLVISRGLNLIIEPGRSLIANTCCLVNRVTGVKSNGSKNFIVIDGSMAELIRPSLYDAYQHIELVSPAPSNAETTTFDVVGPVCESADFLGKGRELPTPAKGTGLVVHDAGAYCMSMASTYNLKMRPPEYWVEDDGSVSKIRHGETFEDHIRFFEGL from the exons ATGGCAGGCTCTCACCTTCTTTCTCACTCACCCTCCCTTCCCAAAACCTATAACTACTCCTTAAACCAAAACCCTTTATcccaaaatcttttttttccaCCCCTCAAATTCAAAAGCACCACAAAACCGCGTGTTCTCAGAGCTGTTCTCTCCCAAAACGCTGCAAAAACCGCGGTAGAGGACACAAAGAACGCTCATTTTCAGCATTGTTTCACCAAATCCGAAGATGGGTATCTGTACTGTGAGGGCCTCAAGGTGCATGACATCATGGAATCTGTTGAGAGAAGACCTTTCTATTTGTACAGCAAGCCCCAGATAACTAGGAACGTTGAAGCCTATAAGGATGCATTGGAAGGGTTGAGTTCTATAATTGGTTATGCCATTAAGGCTAACAACAATTTGAAGATATTGGAACATTTGAGGCACTTGGGTTGTGGTGCTGTGCTTGTTAGTGGGAATGAGCTTAGGTTGGCTCTTCGTGCTGGCTTTGATCCCACGAG GTGTATCTTTAATGGGAATGGGAAAATCTTGGAGGATTTGGTCTTGGCTGCCCAAGAAGGTGTGTTTGTCAACATTGATAGTGAGTTTGACTTGGAAAACATTACAGAGGCTGCAAAAAGGGCTGGAAAGAAGGTCAATGTTTTACTTCGGATTAACCCTGATGTTGATCCACAG GTTCATCCTTATGTTGCCACTGGGAATAAGAACTCTAAATTTGGCATTAGAAATGAAAAGCTGCAGTGGTTTTTAGATGCAGTGAAGGAGCATCCTAATGAGCTCAAACTTGTAGGGGCCCACTGTCATCTTGGTTCAACAATTACCAAG gTAGACATTTTCAGGGATGCAGCCACCATTATGATCAACTACATTGACCAAATCCGAGATCAGGGTTTTGAAGTTGATTACTTAAATATTGGTGGAGGACTTGGGATAGATTATTATCATTCTGGTGCCATTCTTCCTACACCTAGAGATCTCATTGACACT GTACGAGATCTTGTTATTTCGCGTGGTCTTAATCTCATCATTGAACCAGGGAGATCTCTGATCGCAAACACATGCTGCTTAGTTAACCGGGTGACAGGTGTTAAAAGTAATGGATctaaaaattttattgttattgatggaAGTATGGCTGAACTGATCCGCCCTAGTCTCTATGATGCTTACCAG CATATAGAGCTGGTTTCCCCTGCCCCATCAAATGCTGAGACAACAACTTTTGATGTGGTTGGCCCTGTCTGTGAGTCTGCAGATTTCTTAGGAAAAGGAAGAGAACTACCTACTCCAGCCAag GGTACTGGTTTGGTTGTTCATGATGCTGGTGCTTATTGCATGAGCATGGCATCAACCTACAATCTTAAGATGCGGCCTCCTGAGTATTGG gtTGAAGATGATGGATCAGTGAGCAAAATAAGGCATGGAGAGACTTTTGAAGATCACATTCGGTTTTTTGAGGGGCTTTGA